CCTGCAGCCAACTAGCAGGGCTGCGAGTAGACATCAACTAAGCAGGCCAACCAAATATTTACTCGCAGTTCTAAAACCGGTCTGACAACCAACAAGGGTTTCCGACACTTCTGCCATTATGATATCACGCCCCGGTCATATCCGGCCTCTCGTATTATTTAGCCATGGTTTACTCATCAGGGGTTGTTGTGCAAGCAATCACTGGCTGGGTCTACACAGTTTGATAAGCCAAAATCACACAAAGTCATGGCTTAGCGCAAAGTGAGAACACAACCCCTAGATTTAAACCACTCGGAAAGTGACAAGGGCTCCAGTCACATGCCATGATACGCCAGCGTTTTTCACAGTTCTGGCTTACTGTTGCCCGCAAGCACAGCCAGTGAGTGACCAGCGCCAGAACTGTATCCGGCTGGCTGGGATCCTTCATCCCATCAACAAGCCTGCGCCCTTTACTTATCTCCTTCCTGGGAAAACTCTCAAGCTGAGAATCAGGTGGACCAGCCCCATTCCATTCTCCCTCCCAGCCCTTTGATGGACTTCTGCTGACATCCTTAACGTTCCGGAGAATGCTGATTTAGCCGAAGTTGGCCGGTCTCCAAGCAGAAAAAGCTTTCTCCGTTTGCAACACCAGAAGCTTCGCAGCAAAGAGCTGCTCACAAAGGAAACAGGGTCCGCCCCATCTTCATTTCACAACGCTACTGTCCCGACACATCTAAAAGGCACCAAGATCAGGAAGGCACGCCCCACGGTCATACCTTCAGTCCCGTCTTCTCATCATCGCTACCGTTATTGATGGAAGGCGTTTcatctccctgcctggaaatcaAGACAAAATCTTCACTGTTGAGAGTCGATACCGAGTCCGATGACACACTGATTTTGCCCACCGAGGCCTTGTCgtccatttcttaaaaaaaaaaaaaaaggatggctcatggATGGGCTTGCGGTGGAAGTGCCTGAAAAACACaaacatcatcaccatcatcagttTCTAAAGCTAATTCCAGAAAGTCTGGACTGTTTTGAGAAGGGAAGGAGTTCTTAGATTCCTCACGGCATGCTGTCAAAGAAGCACAGACGTCAAATTCTAGATATTTGTGGCTCTCGTGCCGAAGGGTTTTACCAGTCGGGGCCAGAATCAGCCACAGGCTCCTTGCGAAGTCCCTTGAGGTGGGAGCGAAGGCCTACCGCGGCCAAGGAGAGGTATCGCAGACAGCCTCAAGTCTGCCCTGAGGGCAACTGCCCTTTCAGAATGTGTGTCCTCCAGCACAGGGTCCTGGAGATTAGGCAGAGCTGTCTTAATAGGCCTGTAACCTTATTTTGCAGTGCAGGAAAATGGTGACCAATTTTCCACAAAAATCGTAAAAAGTCCCCTTTAAAACTGTATTTCCTGGGCACCATGAACGCAGCTTGGCTGCAGATTCCACAGCCGGTCTCCGCCCTATGCAAAACGCTACCAGCAATCACAGTTTGTGTATTCTGTGCAGACCACTCACTTGCATACTTGAATATGTTGCCCCAGAAAATGAGGGCAGGGGCAGGACCAATTAAACCACGTCTAAGCAATTTAGAATTACCAGACCCTGAAAGGCACTTCCAAGCCATCCCAAACTATCAAACTTTTAGCATATAACATGGAAGATAAGCATTCAGTTGCCCAATTCGCACACCAAGTGTACTTGCTTGTGGTTCAATTTGCTCCGGCTTACGGTAGGGAATGCAAAGAGTCATCCAGAACGGTCTCCTTCCATTTCCTATCACCGATTCTAGACTTGCAGATAATTGAAGAGTTAACCCAACACACTGTATGCTAAGATAATTTCTAGAGGCTAACTTGAGTTCAAGGCGAGGTCAACACACAACTGCCTTGCTGAATGCTGCGCTCAGCTACGCCCCAGAGGAGGGGAATTTTTTCTAGAAAATATTCTGCCTATCTACCCTCTTCCCTGTTCGTTTAAAAACAACAGGCCATGaaacaagaaacagaaaagagaaacaatgcAAGTTCCACCCCAGTGCTCTCGCCAGCATAAATCAGAGCAGCCCAATTTTTATTACACCCTTTAAAGCCTGAATTCCCTTTGGGAGACCTCACGGTGCCAGATCATTTATGGTTCGGGGCGCTGGAAGGAAGCTGCAGGAGAAGTCAACGAGGCCAACCCGTCATTCAGCAACCATCCCAGTTTTACAGTGCCGCCCTACACCAGGTTTCCTCCCACTGGCGACTTggaaaagggggaagagagaGTAAATACCCCATCCTTTTAAACACACCCTACCGACACACTATCAGGGAGGCCAGAAATACCTCTGAAGGGAGAGAGTGAAAGTCACCCGCCTTGCAACCTTTTCCCCACACCAGTACTTCTGAGCAACTAACCAGCAACAACAATTTCCTCAAATAATTGTCCAAGGTGGAGGAAATGTGGCCCACAGCAAGCTTAAGCTAACTTTTCTgggccagcatttttttttttaaaaaaagggtatcTGCCCCTTTCAAGTGGGTGTCTGAAATGCCTTCCATTTGCACATTAGAACCCTTTACCAGCACAGCCTTAAATCTGGCGGCCCACTTCAACAGCCACTAAAACACCGTACTGTAATATCCACTGCGGCTCTAGAGCTTTTGCAACTCAGGAGCTAAAatctctctcagtccaatcttGGAAATAAAAGCATGGATTTTACTAGCCTCTTCCACAAAATTTTACTTGTCTTCTAGGAGGTGGCACAGGAGGGCACCTCTTCTGATGGCCTGCAAACAGTTCCTGGCAGCCTCTGGCCACTACTGGCACATGCTGAAATACAAATCTGACTCAACCAATTGACAGGAGGAAACAAGAAATACTGGCATACCGCGTAAAgtttcattttaacattttaaccgcccagagtccctcctcatgggcagtgataaaaatgtgacagataaaaataaacaaacaaacattttgagACTACTAAACCCTGTTGCTCCCCTTACGacatatttccatttaaaaagctCAAAAGAAGTAACAGGAATGCAATTTGCTCTGAGGCACAGAATAAGGAATTACCGTAATGCTGTCAACAGGGTGGCAGACAGTCTCATTGTCTGCTCTGAAAGCATTTTAGCTCTTGTCTTGTGAAGAAAACCTAGATGTCCATTCAGGAGAAAACTCAATTCTGCTCTTTCAATCATTTTAAAGAACGGTATGACTGCTGAAGAGAAGGGTTGTTTTGATGGAGGGTAGATTGCCAGATAAATAAATCATGTTAAAGGTAATCTAAATCCTGACATGGACAagtagaataaaaattaaaaagcaagcacAGAAAACAATCCAGCTTCCTACAGGTTCTAATGCTCATATAACCAACTCCAGATTAGGCTGGTGCCATGGTGGGGCTCAGCGCCAGAGACAGATCTAAAAAACCTGAAATCTATAGGTAGATTACTTTGTCCAGCTCCCTTCTAAGATTAGAGACTCAAAGTAGAACTATTTACGAGCATAGTAAAGCATCCCACTGTCTGTTTTAAAACGTGAATGACAGAATTTAATCTGCCCCCCTGCAAGATTATCAGCATGGAAAGACAGCACTCTTAATAATCATTAGTTATTTTGGCAGCTCTCAAATTGGCTGGAACCTATACAAGGAAACATGAAGAAGTCCTGAGTCACATAATCTGcatacatatttattattatCTGTTCCTGGTTGAAAAGCATGCAATAGCTCTTTTTGCACAATAGTCTTTTGCAATTCTGGGGGTCGTTATGTAATATGTGAAATACCTTAAACGTTCTAGAGTTTCCCTTCACTCTTCTTAACTTTGAAAACCACAAAAAGGCAATCCTTGCAAACGTGTTGAAATCAAAAACAAATGACCAGATATATACTTAAGCTTTTTTCTCAATTCCATTGGTCTCTGAGATTGAGTATATGTATTGCAATATGGGCTACTCTATTAGTAACAATCGCCTTTCACAATCACCTTTCAAAGCGTGTGGACAATATATCATCAGCACTAGTAAAAACATGTTACAattaaacatttttcttaaaCTGTGTAACAGCAATTTCATACAACATGCAAAATATGAGCAGGTTTAATAGTCAGTCGTCAAACTAAGGGTAGAATTAAGTTTCCCTCCACGTTTCCTCTAAAATGGAATTTACTGTAAGAGCCAGCTCCAACTTACCCAGACTAGTAACAATACCATGGAATAAGCTACATCAGTTTAATAACAGAGGTCTCTTCTTTTGGCAAGAAAAATGACTGTAAGAAATATTGCCCTACGAAGGCCAATACTTCGCCAGCataaataacaaaatttagctatggAGCTAGTCCAGCTTGTTGCATGCAGTCAAGGCAGAGAAAAGCCTCCTGGACCTATATGATCGTTACCTTCACAACCTCCACTCAGAAGACGCTTATCACAAGAACGCCCTCCTAGCCTTCCAACGATCCGTCACATGCATTAAGGAAGCACGTTTTTAACGATATGCACCCTGACAGTGTCTCCAGAACAAAAGCGTAAAAGATTCCAgaccaggaggaggaggcagacagacagacagacagacaggttgTGCGTGTGTGCCTGTTCCTGTAAATGTCCGTGTTTATAAACGGGGGGAGTTTGATGACAAGCTAACAGGAGACGTACACAGACAGTCGATCTAACAGGAAGAAAGCACTTTGGTAAGTTGGAAGCCACGGACGGAATAATCGTACAAGGAGCGCCTCCATCGTTTCCTCCCAGTAACGAAAGAGGAAGGCCGCTCTCCCCACTACCTGCGAAAGGAGAAGGGCCCTGGAGTCAAGCCTGAAGCGGGGTGAATTTAGGGAAATGCCCCCTTCCGGGCGGCGGGACGGCAGAGGACCGGCCctgcgcccccccgccccccgggacGCTCTCCCCGCTTCCCAAGCCAGCTGAccgccctgggatttcctggtggtcccccGTCCAAGGAGCGTCGAGACCTGGCCCGCTTCGCTTTGCGGGGCCAGCCGTGATCCGGATCGGCGACCGAGGCTCCGTCCCGAGGCGGCGCCCCGGCCCCGGCTACCGGCACCGCTGGAGCGAGGGGGGGTCGGCCGCCATTCATCAGGAGGGCTCTTAGTCGTCCGTGGATGCCACTTCCTGCCCAGACAGATCCCCCCGTGACGTCCCCTTACTGGCATCCCGGCTCGTTATCGATTATGGATTATGGGCGCTGGGCGTACCCGCCGCCCCTCCCCACAGCTCGGCCGAAGAGCCCCGCCCCCCGCCGGCCCCGCCCCCCGGCGCCCCGCAGGAACGGCGCTCCGAGCCGGACTGACCCGCAGCCAGGTCCTCCGGGcacggccgccgccgccgccgccgccgcccctctCGCCCGCCGCGGGAGcagcagcgccgccgccgccactgACGGGCCTCTGTCAGGCCGCCCCAGCGCCCCGATCCCAGCCCCAGTCACGTGACCGGGCCCGGCCGGAAGCAGTGCGTGCCCCTTCCGGCGCCGGGCGGGCGGGGAGGGGAAGCCCGCATCCCCTTCCGCCGGGCGGCCCCGCCTCTTCCTTAGCAACCCGCGTCCCCTCCGCCCCCTCTTTCTTCGCGCCGACCGGGAGGGAGCGGCGGCGCCGGAAGTGGGGCAGAGCTGCTTCCGGTGGCGGCGAGCCGGTCGCTCGGCCAGGCGTCCCCGCTCGCGGGCCTCCCCCCGGGCGGACCCCAGGCAGCGGCGCCTGGGGGAGGCGGAGAGGAGGTGAGCCCAGCCCGACAGGAGCCCCCCTCCCGAGCCCTCGCCTCCCCCCTGGGCGATCCGCCGTTCGGCGGGTTGCCTGTGGAGCTCGCGGCCGCCAGGCCCGGGCCCGACGCCGCCCTCTTGCCCTGGCGAGCGGGAGGAATGTCACGAGCGGGGCTGCCCCCGCTTCCTCAAGCGTGTCCTGGGGAGCGGGCGGTCGGGGGAAAGGGCGGGGGGTGCGGGCGGCGGACTCGCTTCCTGCCCTGAAGCTGAAGCCCCGCGTCCCCCGTGGCTGAGGCGGAGTCACCCAGCAGCCCGGGGAGGAGCCGCCCGGTGCAGAGGCAGTCTACCATGGCTGTAGGCTGTAGACTTGAGGCCGCCTGGTTCAGCATCCTCTGGTTCCCAGGACAGCTGCAGCAGGAGAAGACCTCACCTGGCGGGTCGCCCTCTTCCACTGCTGCTCCTGGCCAGAGGACGTGTCTGCgagtggcaatcacgtgaccccaggatgctgcaaccgttgtaaatacatgccagttgccaagtgcctgaatttcaatcatgtgactggggacGCCGCaatagtcgtaagtgtgaggacaggtcgtaagtcGCTTTTTTCAGCCCCGTCATAACTTTggatggtcattaaacaaatagtTGAGGACTATCCGTAATGCTGAAGAATCCCATCCGGGCAGGAGAAGATTAGCAAGTAGTGGTTGGAGGATCGTTGGGGTGGTCCTTCACGTCTCACCTGGTGAGTCACTGCCCCTGTTGGTTGTTACCCTTTAGGCTCGTCACCATGACCGAGAGAACGGAAAGTCTCCATTTCCAGTTTGACAACTATGGGGATTTGATGCTGCAGAAGATGAACAAGCTGAGAGAAGAGAACAAGTTCTGCGACGTCACCGTCTGCATAGATGACCTCGAGGTCCACGGCCACAAAATCGTCTTCGCTGCCGGCTCGCCCTTCTTAAGAGATCAGTTCCTCCTGAACGACTCCAGGGAGGTGAAGATCTCCATCCTGCAGAGCTCGGAGGTCGGCAGGCAGCTGCTGCTCTCCTGCTACAGCGGCGTCCTGGAGTTTCCCGAGATGGAGCTGGTGAACTACTTGACGGCAGCCAGCTTCCTTCAGATGAGCCACATTGTGGAGCGCTGCACTGAGGCCCTCTGGAAGTTCATCAGGCCAAAACAGAAGCTTGAAAACAAAGAGGAAGGCCAGGCACGGGCCCACTCCTCCGAGTCGAAGGCAGCTGCCGGGGCCagcgggggggaggaggaggaggaggaagacgaggaggaggaggaggactcctTGCAACCTGATTCGCCTTGCATCCAGCCCTCCGAGGACAGCATGGACGTGGACGACAGCGATATCCAGATCGTGAAAGTGGAGTCTATCGGAGAGGTGGCGGAGGTTGGCAGCAAAAAGGACCCCGGCCAGTTTATTTCCTCCGAGCAGCAAAGCGCCCTCCCTTCCTCGGAGCCCCAGCACTCCCTGATCAACTCCACGGTGGAGAATCGTGTCGGCGACCTGGAGCAGAGCCAGCTCCACAGCTACGCCCTCTCCTACTCGCCGGCCGACAACCTCATCGTGGCCTCCAAGGAGCTGTTCGGCCCCAGCAACCGGGGGGTGGACAAGGGCCTCCAGTGGCATCACCAGTGCCCCAAGTGCACCCGGGTGTTCCGGCACCTGGAGAACTACGCCAATCACCTGAAGATGCACAAGCTGTTCATGTGCCTCCTGTGCGGGAAGACCTTCACCCAGAAGGGCAACCTGCACCGGCACATGCGGGTGCACGCAGGGATCAAGCCCTTCCAGTGCAAGATCTGTGGGAAGACCTTCTCGCAAAAGTGCTCCCTGCAGGACCACCTCAATTTGCACAGCGGGGATAAACCCCACAAGTGCAACTACTGTGACATGGTCTTTGCCCACAAGCCCGTCCTGCGGAAGCACCTCAAGCAGCTTCACGGCAAGAACAGCTTCGACAACGCCAACGAGCGGAGCGTCCAGGACACCGCGGTGGATTTCGACTCCTTCGGCTGCAGCTCGGGGGCAGACTCCAAGGGCTGCCCCCCAAACGAAGCCGGCCAGGTGCTGGATGCGGGGAAGCTGGCCCAGGCTGTGCTCAGCTTGCGGAGTGAAAGTTCCTGTGCAAATTAAGGCAGGTGCCTCGAGTCTCTTTCTGCAAGCAGGAAGGCCACAGAGGACTGCAGTGGGAGATGGGTGGCTTGGGCCTCGGCCCccaaacagctctgccttttgAGCTTGTGGGCCGAACCTAGCACCGCAGCAGGTCTTCGGCTGCCTCCTTTAGAAAGATTTGGTGTGTCGGTTGTCTCTACGTGACTTTGTCTCTCTTGCGAACGGAACCTCCCTCCTTGGACGTTACAAGAGCTGGCGCAGGCTGGACCCCTGGTCTGGTCGGCCTGCATTTGTTGAGTGCCGCCAAAAAGAAGCCACTTGCTCTTGAGCCAGCCGAAGGGGTAGAAACAGGGACAGGCCTGCCCCGTTGCAGAGGAGTTTTTAAGCTAAAGACAGAACTGAattcttggaaaaagaaaaacactggaTAATTATAAGCTCTTTTTACTTGGCCACCTCTTGGTGAGcttcttgttttttattctttattaaaacCACCAGGTACTTGCCCTTTGCTCCTCCTACC
Above is a window of Candoia aspera isolate rCanAsp1 chromosome 16, rCanAsp1.hap2, whole genome shotgun sequence DNA encoding:
- the ZBTB26 gene encoding zinc finger and BTB domain-containing protein 26, whose protein sequence is MTERTESLHFQFDNYGDLMLQKMNKLREENKFCDVTVCIDDLEVHGHKIVFAAGSPFLRDQFLLNDSREVKISILQSSEVGRQLLLSCYSGVLEFPEMELVNYLTAASFLQMSHIVERCTEALWKFIRPKQKLENKEEGQARAHSSESKAAAGASGGEEEEEEDEEEEEDSLQPDSPCIQPSEDSMDVDDSDIQIVKVESIGEVAEVGSKKDPGQFISSEQQSALPSSEPQHSLINSTVENRVGDLEQSQLHSYALSYSPADNLIVASKELFGPSNRGVDKGLQWHHQCPKCTRVFRHLENYANHLKMHKLFMCLLCGKTFTQKGNLHRHMRVHAGIKPFQCKICGKTFSQKCSLQDHLNLHSGDKPHKCNYCDMVFAHKPVLRKHLKQLHGKNSFDNANERSVQDTAVDFDSFGCSSGADSKGCPPNEAGQVLDAGKLAQAVLSLRSESSCAN